A single region of the Zootoca vivipara chromosome 2, rZooViv1.1, whole genome shotgun sequence genome encodes:
- the TECR gene encoding very-long-chain enoyl-CoA reductase isoform X2 — translation MKYYEVEILDAKTREKLCFLDKVEPNATVIEIKNLFTKSHPQWYPARQSLRLDPKGKSLKDEDILQNLPVGTTATLYFRDLGAQISWVTVFLTEYAGPLLIYLLFYFRVPFIYGHKYDFTSSKYSVVHLACICHSFHYVKRLLETLFVHRFSHGTMPLRNIFKNCTYYWGFAAWMAYYINHPLYTPPAYGHEQVKLALIIFLFCQLGNFSIHIALRNLRPAGSKARKIPFPTKNPFTWLFLLVSCPNYTYEVGSWIGFAIMTQCLPVALFSLVGFIQMTIWAKGKHRSYLKEFRDYPPLRSPIVPFLL, via the exons GTTGAGCCCAATGCCACCGTAATAGAGATAAAGAACCTCTTCACTAAGTCCC atcctcaGTGGTATCCAGCCCGGCAGTCTCTGCGACTGGATCCCA aGGGGAAGTCCCTAAAGGATGAAGACATCCTTCAGAACTTGCCGGTGGGCACCACAGCAACGCTGTATTTTCGAGACCTGGGAGCACAAATCAGCTGGGTGACC GTCTTCCTCACGGAGTATGCTGGGCCCCTGCTCATTTACTTGCTCTTCTATTTCCGTGTGCCCTTCATCTACGGCCATAAGTATGACTTCACCTCCAGCAAGTATTCTGTTGTACA CCTGGCCTGCATCTGCCACTCTTTCCACTACGTCAAGCGCCTCTTGGAGACCCTCTTTGTCCATAGGTTCTCCCATGGGACAATGCCCTTACGTAACATCTTTAAG AACTGTACATATTATTGGGGTTTTGCTGCCTGGATGGCATACTACATCAATCACCCATTGTATACTCCACCAG CGTATGGACATGAACAAGTGAAATTGGCACTTATCATTTTTCTG TTCTGCCAGCTGGGAAACTTCTCAATTCATATTGCTCTACGGAACCTGCGCCCTGCTG GTTCTAAAGCCAGGAAGATCCCATTTCCTACCAAGAACCCCTTCACATGGCTTTTCTTGCTTGTCTCCTGCCCTAATTACACCTACGAG GTGGGATCCTGGATTGGCTTTGCCATTATGACTCAGTGCCTTCCAG TGGCTCTGTTTTCCTTGGTTGGATTCATCCAAATGACGATCTGGGCAAAGGGGAAACACCGAAGTTACCTGAAGGAGTTCCGGGATTATCCGCCACTGCGTTCCCCCATTGTCCCTTTCCTGCTTTGA